The following proteins come from a genomic window of Kitasatospora sp. NBC_01246:
- the menC gene encoding o-succinylbenzoate synthase, which produces MKISGIELRRIQLPLVSPFRTSFGTETGRDVLLVRVETADGEGWAECAAMSEPRYCSEYVDGVQDVLRRFLVPALPKDGIDAHTVGRVLEPFTGHRMAKSALETAVLDAQLRASGESFAQYLGASRDKVPCGVSVGIMDSIPELLDAVDGYVAEGYARIKLKIEPGWDVEPVRAVRERFGDDLLLQVDANAAYTLVDARQLAELDAFDLLLIEQPLANDDLVQHARLADLLRTPICLDESIESAADAAAAISLGSCSVINIKPARVGGYLEARRIHDLARAHGIPVWCGGMLETGIGRAANVALAALPGFTLPGDTSGSHRYFATDITEPFVLADGHLAVPTGPGLGVEPLPDLLKEVTTSTEWIAL; this is translated from the coding sequence ATGAAGATCTCCGGGATCGAACTCCGCCGGATCCAGCTGCCGCTCGTTTCTCCGTTCCGCACCTCCTTCGGCACCGAGACCGGCCGCGACGTCCTGCTGGTCCGCGTCGAGACCGCCGACGGCGAGGGCTGGGCCGAGTGCGCCGCGATGTCCGAGCCGCGCTACTGCTCCGAGTACGTCGACGGCGTCCAGGACGTCCTGCGCCGGTTCCTCGTCCCCGCGCTGCCCAAGGACGGCATCGACGCCCACACCGTCGGCCGGGTGCTGGAGCCCTTCACCGGCCACCGGATGGCCAAGTCGGCCCTGGAGACCGCCGTCCTGGACGCGCAGCTCCGGGCATCGGGCGAGTCCTTCGCCCAGTACCTCGGCGCCTCCCGCGACAAGGTCCCCTGCGGGGTCTCGGTCGGCATCATGGACTCGATCCCCGAACTCCTGGACGCCGTCGACGGCTACGTCGCCGAGGGCTACGCCCGGATCAAGCTGAAGATCGAACCCGGCTGGGACGTCGAGCCGGTCCGCGCGGTCCGCGAGCGCTTCGGCGACGACCTCCTCCTTCAGGTCGACGCCAACGCCGCCTACACCCTCGTCGACGCCCGGCAGCTCGCCGAACTCGACGCGTTCGACCTGCTCCTGATCGAGCAGCCGCTCGCCAACGACGACCTCGTGCAGCACGCCCGGCTGGCCGATCTGCTGAGGACCCCGATCTGCCTGGACGAATCCATCGAATCCGCCGCGGACGCCGCGGCCGCCATCTCGCTCGGCTCGTGCTCCGTCATCAACATCAAACCGGCCCGGGTCGGCGGCTACCTGGAGGCCCGCCGCATCCACGACCTGGCGCGCGCCCACGGCATACCCGTCTGGTGCGGTGGCATGCTGGAGACCGGCATCGGCCGGGCCGCCAACGTCGCCCTCGCCGCCCTCCCCGGCTTCACCCTGCCCGGCGACACCTCCGGCTCCCACCGCTACTTCGCCACCGACATCACCGAGCCGTTCGTCCTCGCCGACGGCCACCTCGCCGTCCCCACCGGCCCCGGCCTCGGCGTCGAACCCCTGCCCGACCTCCTGAAGGAGGTCACCACCTCCACCGAGTGGATCGCCCTGTAA
- a CDS encoding L-threonylcarbamoyladenylate synthase: MAKYFDVHPQTPQARTIGTVAESLRAGSLIAYPTDSCFALGCRMGNTEGLERIRTIRRLDDRHHFTLMCENFAQLGQFVHIDNAVFRAIKAATPGSYTFILPATKEVPRRLMHPKKKTVGVRIPDHVVTQALLAELGEPLLSSTLLLPGEDEPLTQGWEIKERLDHVLDAVVDSGDCGTEPTTVVDFSSGEAEIVRRGAGDPARFE; the protein is encoded by the coding sequence ATGGCGAAGTACTTCGACGTTCACCCGCAGACCCCGCAGGCCCGCACCATCGGCACGGTGGCCGAGAGCCTCCGTGCCGGGTCCCTGATCGCGTACCCGACCGACTCCTGTTTCGCCCTCGGCTGCCGCATGGGCAACACCGAGGGCCTCGAACGGATCCGGACGATCCGGCGGCTCGACGACCGCCACCACTTCACCCTGATGTGCGAGAACTTCGCCCAGCTGGGCCAGTTCGTCCACATCGACAACGCCGTCTTCCGCGCCATCAAGGCGGCGACACCGGGCAGCTACACCTTCATCCTCCCCGCCACCAAGGAGGTCCCGCGCCGGCTGATGCACCCGAAGAAGAAGACGGTGGGGGTCAGGATCCCCGACCACGTCGTCACCCAGGCCCTCCTCGCCGAACTCGGCGAGCCCCTTCTCTCCAGCACCCTGCTCCTCCCCGGCGAGGACGAGCCCCTGACCCAGGGGTGGGAGATCAAGGAGCGCCTCGACCACGTGCTGGACGCCGTGGTGGACTCCGGCGACTGCGGCACGGAACCGACCACGGTCGTCGACTTCTCCAGCGGCGAGGCGGAGATCGTCCGGCGCGGCGCCGGCGACCCCGCGCGCTTCGAGTGA
- a CDS encoding M20 family metallopeptidase, which translates to MLADLEELVTCESYSADHQAVARSARVVAAQGTRLLGAPARLLVNGGVTHVQWTFGTPRVLLLGHHDTVWPVGSLRTHPWSVADGIARGPGVFDMKAGLVQMFHALASLPTLDGICVLVTGDEEVGSATSRTLVEETARRCSAALVAEPSADGGALKTARKGVSIYDLTVHGRAAHSGLEPRKGVNAAVELAHQVLALQDIADTVVGRTGPGTTVTPTLLSAGTTNNTVPARADLNIDVRVPSTAAQETVDHLVHTLRPHLPGARLDLRGGPNRPPLDATASAALFTLAAEQAAALGLPPLRQAAVGGASDGNYTAGVGCPTLDGLGAVGDGAHADHEHVRTAEMPHRARLLAHLTGALQ; encoded by the coding sequence ATGCTCGCCGACCTGGAAGAGCTCGTGACCTGCGAGTCGTACTCCGCCGACCACCAGGCGGTGGCCCGCAGCGCCCGGGTCGTCGCCGCCCAGGGGACCCGCCTGCTCGGCGCCCCCGCCCGGCTGCTGGTGAACGGCGGCGTCACCCACGTCCAGTGGACCTTCGGAACGCCCCGCGTCCTGCTGCTCGGCCACCACGACACCGTCTGGCCGGTCGGCTCGCTCAGGACCCACCCGTGGTCCGTGGCGGACGGCATCGCGCGCGGACCCGGCGTCTTCGACATGAAGGCCGGCCTGGTCCAGATGTTCCACGCCCTCGCCTCCCTCCCCACGCTCGACGGGATCTGCGTGCTCGTCACCGGCGACGAGGAGGTCGGCTCCGCCACCTCGCGCACCCTCGTCGAGGAGACCGCCCGCCGCTGCTCCGCGGCCCTCGTCGCCGAGCCCTCTGCCGACGGCGGAGCGCTGAAGACCGCCCGCAAGGGCGTGTCGATCTACGACCTCACCGTGCACGGCCGCGCCGCGCACTCCGGACTCGAACCGCGGAAGGGCGTCAACGCGGCCGTCGAACTCGCCCACCAGGTCCTCGCGCTGCAGGACATCGCCGACACCGTGGTCGGGCGGACCGGGCCCGGCACCACCGTCACCCCGACCCTCCTGTCCGCGGGCACCACGAACAACACCGTCCCGGCCCGGGCCGACCTCAACATCGATGTCCGGGTCCCCAGCACCGCGGCCCAGGAGACGGTCGACCACCTCGTGCACACGCTCCGGCCCCACCTGCCCGGCGCGCGCCTCGACCTCCGGGGCGGCCCCAACCGCCCGCCCCTGGACGCCACCGCCTCGGCCGCGCTGTTCACGCTGGCGGCCGAGCAGGCTGCCGCGCTCGGGCTCCCTCCCCTGCGGCAGGCCGCCGTCGGCGGGGCCTCCGACGGCAACTACACCGCCGGCGTCGGATGCCCCACCCTCGACGGCCTCGGAGCCGTCGGCGACGGCGCCCACGCCGACCACGAACACGTCCGCACCGCCGAGATGCCGCACCGCGCCCGCCTCCTGGCCCACCTCACCGGAGCCCTGCAATGA
- a CDS encoding GNAT family N-acetyltransferase, whose amino-acid sequence MTAFQVRELHDLKDFEDVKRLYADIWRTDSGGTPVPVEVMRALAHAGNYVAGAYRDGHLVGASIAFLATPPGTTLHSHITGAAPGRGIGLALKLHQRRWALERGLRRITWTYDPLIRRNAYFNLVKLGARPTEYLESFYGRMDDAINGGDDSDRVLATWDLSAPPVTATVAGTCPPVTAPPGTAHAVRDRDGRPETGPIDAECVLIDLPEDIEALRRTDPGAARAWRLAVRHTLGELLADGARVTGLHDRRSYLVRRTGATAPRTPLTTTPTPTLARSHQS is encoded by the coding sequence ATGACCGCGTTCCAGGTACGCGAACTCCACGACCTCAAGGACTTCGAGGACGTGAAGCGCCTCTACGCCGACATCTGGCGCACCGACAGCGGCGGCACACCCGTCCCGGTCGAGGTGATGCGTGCCCTCGCACACGCCGGCAACTACGTGGCCGGCGCGTACCGGGACGGCCACCTGGTCGGGGCGTCGATCGCCTTCCTCGCCACCCCGCCCGGCACCACCCTGCACTCCCACATCACCGGCGCCGCCCCCGGCCGCGGCATCGGCCTGGCGCTGAAGCTCCACCAGCGCCGGTGGGCGCTCGAGCGCGGACTGCGGCGCATCACCTGGACCTACGACCCGCTGATCCGCCGCAACGCCTACTTCAACCTCGTCAAACTCGGCGCCCGGCCCACCGAGTACCTGGAGTCCTTCTACGGCCGCATGGACGACGCCATCAACGGCGGCGACGACTCCGACCGCGTCCTGGCGACCTGGGACCTGAGCGCCCCGCCGGTCACCGCGACCGTCGCCGGCACCTGCCCGCCCGTCACCGCGCCGCCCGGCACCGCTCACGCCGTCCGCGACCGCGACGGCCGGCCCGAGACCGGCCCGATCGACGCCGAGTGCGTCCTCATCGACCTCCCCGAGGACATCGAGGCGCTGCGCCGCACCGACCCCGGCGCGGCCCGGGCCTGGCGACTGGCCGTCCGCCACACCCTGGGCGAGCTGCTCGCCGACGGTGCCCGGGTCACCGGCCTCCACGACCGGCGCTCCTACCTCGTCCGACGCACCGGCGCCACCGCCCCGCGGACGCCCCTGACCACGACCCCCACCCCGACCCTCGCCAGGAGCCACCAGTCATGA
- a CDS encoding PucR family transcriptional regulator: MATHSAGGLGRVLRDLGPTLLDLLHGDVGLAPEIGGVGIHDPYDEQQYPPRAIVLGAGVRGSEEIVRLLHELATHRVAALVVRGPVGSGPVGSGPVGSEPVGDGPVGDGEALARAVSETGIPLLALTRGASWAQLAAMLRTLLAEGDIGDSGGQTLGGVPSGDLFALANAVATLLDAPITIEDRCQRILAFSGRQDEADPARVATILARRVPDRYVRLMESRGVFREIYRSEDPVRIAPAAVGEGETALPRVAIAVRAGDEVLGSVWAAVREPLTPAREAAFKDAAKLVALHMLRHRAGADAENRLRTDLVTTVLEGGAGAPDALGRLGLANEPTLVMALGLAHRPGEDHAHVTAERQRLAGALAIHLTAVQPRSAVALLGDVAYALFPVRGEAAHRCERAVQVASDFLERTGNRTGAVIGIGSVAEESTALARSRTNADRALRVLFERRSGAGVASITDVNTDALLLELRDLAATHGDELSAPLARLVAYDAKHNAHLVETLRAWLDAFGDVIAASASVYVHPNTFRYRIRRVAEVGCLDLQDPAARFAAMLQLRLMPSQRGGADPASGAGATGSG; this comes from the coding sequence CTGCTCGACCTGCTGCACGGCGACGTCGGCCTGGCCCCGGAGATCGGCGGCGTGGGGATCCACGACCCGTACGACGAGCAGCAGTACCCGCCGCGGGCTATCGTGCTCGGGGCCGGCGTCCGGGGCTCCGAGGAGATCGTCCGGCTGCTGCACGAACTGGCGACCCACCGCGTCGCGGCCCTGGTCGTACGGGGGCCCGTCGGGAGCGGGCCCGTCGGGAGCGGGCCGGTCGGGAGCGAGCCCGTCGGGGACGGGCCGGTCGGGGACGGCGAGGCACTCGCGCGGGCGGTGTCCGAGACCGGGATACCCCTGCTCGCCCTGACCCGCGGCGCCTCCTGGGCCCAGTTGGCGGCGATGCTGCGCACCCTGCTGGCCGAGGGCGACATCGGGGACAGCGGCGGGCAGACCCTGGGAGGGGTGCCCTCGGGCGACCTGTTCGCCCTGGCGAACGCCGTCGCCACCCTGCTGGACGCGCCTATCACCATCGAGGACCGCTGCCAGCGCATCCTGGCCTTCTCCGGCCGCCAGGACGAAGCGGACCCCGCCCGGGTGGCCACCATCCTGGCCCGCCGGGTCCCCGACCGGTACGTGCGGCTCATGGAGAGCCGCGGCGTCTTCCGGGAGATCTACCGCAGCGAGGACCCGGTGCGGATCGCACCGGCGGCGGTCGGCGAGGGCGAGACGGCACTGCCGCGCGTGGCGATCGCGGTACGGGCGGGCGACGAGGTGCTCGGCTCGGTGTGGGCCGCGGTCCGCGAACCGCTCACCCCCGCCAGGGAGGCCGCGTTCAAGGACGCCGCGAAGCTCGTCGCCCTGCACATGCTGCGCCACCGCGCCGGGGCCGACGCCGAGAACCGGCTGCGCACCGACCTGGTCACCACCGTGCTGGAGGGCGGGGCCGGCGCGCCCGACGCGCTCGGCCGGCTGGGACTGGCGAACGAGCCGACCCTCGTCATGGCCCTGGGGCTGGCACACCGCCCGGGTGAGGACCACGCCCACGTCACGGCGGAGCGGCAGCGCCTGGCCGGCGCGCTGGCCATCCACCTCACCGCCGTCCAGCCGCGTTCGGCGGTGGCCCTCCTGGGCGACGTGGCCTACGCGCTGTTCCCGGTGCGGGGCGAGGCGGCCCATCGGTGCGAGCGTGCCGTACAGGTGGCCTCGGACTTCCTGGAGCGGACCGGGAACCGGACGGGCGCCGTCATCGGCATCGGGTCGGTGGCGGAGGAGTCCACCGCCCTGGCGCGGTCCAGGACGAACGCCGACCGCGCGCTGCGGGTGCTGTTCGAGCGGCGGTCGGGCGCGGGGGTCGCGTCGATCACGGACGTCAACACCGACGCGCTGCTGCTGGAGCTGCGCGACCTCGCCGCCACCCACGGCGACGAACTGTCCGCGCCACTGGCCCGGTTGGTGGCCTACGACGCCAAGCACAACGCCCACCTCGTCGAGACGCTGCGGGCGTGGCTGGACGCCTTCGGCGACGTGATCGCCGCCTCGGCGAGCGTGTACGTCCACCCCAACACCTTCCGCTACCGGATCCGCCGGGTGGCCGAGGTGGGGTGCCTGGACCTACAGGACCCGGCCGCCCGGTTCGCGGCGATGCTGCAACTGCGCCTGATGCCCTCGCAGCGCGGTGGTGCGGACCCCGCCTCAGGAGCGGGCGCCACCGGCTCCGGCTGA